TTTTTCAAAATAGTTGAGTATTCCACCTTCAAGTTGATAAACCTCATCAAAACCCGCTTCTAAAAGGAAGGCAGAGGCTTTTTCACAGCGTATTCCTCCGGTACAAAATGTAACCACAGGGGCTTTTTTGACCGTATCGGGTAATTTTTGAACTGCTGTGGGGAAGTCTCTAAAATGTTTAAGTTCTAGATGTAAGCTATTTTCAAAACTTCCAAACTCAACTTCAAAGCTATTCCGTGTATCTAATAAGACGAGATTAGGTCGTTCTTTAAACCAGCTTTTTAGAGTTTCTGGTGCTATGGAAGTGGCGGTACGGATTTCAGGACGGATAGCATCAATGCCAAAAGGGATGATCTCCTTTTTTAATTTAACAAACATTTTCTTAAAAGGCTGGAAGTCAGACAGGCTTTCTTTAAAGGTAAGATTTTTTAAAGCCGGAACGCGATTGAGTTGTTCTTGGAATTCGGTAATGGCCTCCCTTTGCCCCGCCAGGAACAGATTGATACCTTCTTCACTTAATAAAATAGTCCCTTTTAGCCCTAGCTGTTGGGTTTCCTTTTTTAACTTAATTTGCAGTTCTGCAAGCAAATCATGCGACAAACGCACAAATCGGTAGGCTGAAATATTAATAATCGATAACATAATGTCAGAAAATAATCTTAATACCAGAAAATATTGCTTATTTTACACGCTTAGGGGCTATTTTGGACAGTTATTTTATCAAAAGTGTTTGATATAGATTTTTTGTTTTAGAAAAAAGATAGCGCTTAACAGGGGTAGCGAAACCTGCTATAAATTCTCATTAAGTTAATAAATTGGCAATGAATACACATTTCGGAAATTTACTATGGCGGCAAAAAATTTAGAAGAAATCGTTTCTTTATGTAAACGTAAAGGATTTATTTTCCAAAGTGGAGAAATCTATGGTGGGTTACAAGGTGTTTATGATTATGGTCCCTTAGGCGTTGAATTAAAAAATAATTTGAAAGCGGCGTGGTGGAAATCTAATGTGTATGAGCGTGACGATGTTTACGGTTTAGATGCGGCTATTTTGACGCAGAAAAAGATTTTTTTCTATTCAGGTCACGAAAATACCTTTGCAGATTTAATGGTGGACTGTAGAAAGTGTAAGAAACGTTGGCGTTTGGATCATCTTGTTGAAGGAAAATGTGAAAATTGTGGTTCAAAGGATTTAACTGATCCAAGATCCTTTAACATGATGTTTAAAACTAATATAGGACCCGTGGCAGATAAAGATTCGTATGCTTATCTACGTCCGGAAACAGCGCAAGGAATTTTTACTAATTTTAAAAACGTAATGGATTCTATGGCACCTAAATTACCTTTTGGTATTGCTCAAATAGGTAAAGCGTTTCGTAATGAAATAACGCCGCGTAATTTTATTTTTCGGGTACGAGAATTTGAGCAAATGGAAATTGAGTTTTTTGTTAAGCCAGGCGAAGATGAAAAATGGCAAGAATATTGGGTAGAACAACGCTTGGAGTGGTGGAAAGCGCAAGGGTTATCGCCTGAATGTTTAAAATTATTTAAACAACCCCAAGAAGAATTAGCACATTATGCAAAGGCGACTTCAGATATCTTGTATCAATTTCCACATGGTTTTGAAGAGTTAGAAGGGATTGCCAATAGAACCGATTATGATTTGGGATCCCATACACAAGGGCAATCGGATTTAAAAATAAGTGCAAATGTTGCTGCTAATAAAGATAGTGTTGCCAAGTTGAGTGTTCAAGATCCACCAGGACAGTATTTTTTACCTTATGTTATTGAACCTTCTGCCGGTTTAGATAGAGGCGTATTAGCTGTGCTAACAGATGCTTATACAGAAGAAAAATTAGCCGGTAATAAAGAGCGTATTGTTTTAAAAATAAAACCACATCTTTCTCCGGTTAAGGTAGCTATTATTCCCTTAAAACGTAACGAAAGTGCCATTGTAGAAAAAGCACAAGCGATTAAAAAATCCATTCAGTCTTTAGGTTTAGGGCGAATTGCCTATGAAGATACAGGTAATATTGGTAAAAGCTATCGAAGACACGATGAAATTGGAACACCACTTTGTATGACGGTTGACTTTGATACGGTGGGTAAAAGTGATAATACTGCGAATCATGATACTGTCACAGTGCGTGATAGGGATTCTATGCAGCAAACGCGAGTTAATATATCTAGTCTGATAGACTATATAAAAGAACATTTTTAGTCAGAGTTTTCTAGTAAAGATTTAGCGTGATGACGGCCTGCGTCCAAAAATAGCCGTGCCTATTCGGACACAGGTCGATTCTTCTGCAATAGCGGCTACAAAATCATCTGACATTCCCATCGATAAGGTATCTATTTTAAAACCTAATTGTTGTAGTTTTATAAAGGCAAGACGTAACTTTTTAAAACTATTGCGTTGTGCTGAAAATTTAGTTCTTTTTTTAGGGATAGTCATTAAGCCACGTAACTTTAAATAGGGAAGTTTTTCTAAAGATTGTGCAAATGCCGTAAGATCTTCCAAATAGATGCCCGCTTTATTAGGTTCTTGGTCAAGATTAATTTGAATGCAGACATTAAGTGGTTGTAAGTTGACTGCCCTATATTTGTTTAAACGCGCGGCAGTTTTTACGGCACAGAGGCTATGTACCCAGTGAAAATTTTCGGCAATAAGCTTAGTTTTATTGCTTTGAATGCCTCCAAGGAAATGCCATTCTAAATCATTGCCTTGTAATTGCTTTATTTTTTCTACTGCTTCTTGAGCATAATTTTCTCCAAACACGAATTGCCCTGCATCAATGGCTTCTTTAATCGCCTGTATAGGCTGTGATTTGCTAACAGCGATGAGTTTGACCGAGTGGTTAAGACGCTGAAAACGGTGCTCAGCCTCAATTATCTGGGTTTTTACTTGTAAGAGATGCTTATGAATTAGGTTGGGCATAATTAACTCTAGATTTTGGCTTACTTATACTATTTCAAGAGAGTATAATCGGCCTTATTTAAAAGAATAAGTGGGGTTTATTGTGTCTTCTACAACTCAATTTTTAAAGGCTTATGAGCAACATGTACAGCTGCGTGTCAGAGAAGGGATCGCACCATTACCTCTGAGCGCTGAGCAGGTAGTAGAATTAGTTGAGCTCCTTAAAAACCCGCCACAGGATGCTCAAGGCTCTTTTTTAGTTGAATTATTGAGCCAGCGTATAGCCCCTGGGGTTGATCCAGCTGCTTATGTTAAA
This is a stretch of genomic DNA from Candidatus Rickettsiella viridis. It encodes these proteins:
- a CDS encoding YggS family pyridoxal phosphate-dependent enzyme, translating into MPNLIHKHLLQVKTQIIEAEHRFQRLNHSVKLIAVSKSQPIQAIKEAIDAGQFVFGENYAQEAVEKIKQLQGNDLEWHFLGGIQSNKTKLIAENFHWVHSLCAVKTAARLNKYRAVNLQPLNVCIQINLDQEPNKAGIYLEDLTAFAQSLEKLPYLKLRGLMTIPKKRTKFSAQRNSFKKLRLAFIKLQQLGFKIDTLSMGMSDDFVAAIAEESTCVRIGTAIFGRRPSSR
- the trhO gene encoding oxygen-dependent tRNA uridine(34) hydroxylase TrhO; this translates as MLSIINISAYRFVRLSHDLLAELQIKLKKETQQLGLKGTILLSEEGINLFLAGQREAITEFQEQLNRVPALKNLTFKESLSDFQPFKKMFVKLKKEIIPFGIDAIRPEIRTATSIAPETLKSWFKERPNLVLLDTRNSFEVEFGSFENSLHLELKHFRDFPTAVQKLPDTVKKAPVVTFCTGGIRCEKASAFLLEAGFDEVYQLEGGILNYFEKCGGDHYDGLCFVFDDRKTLTPSLEVFDSTKNP
- a CDS encoding glycine--tRNA ligase → MAAKNLEEIVSLCKRKGFIFQSGEIYGGLQGVYDYGPLGVELKNNLKAAWWKSNVYERDDVYGLDAAILTQKKIFFYSGHENTFADLMVDCRKCKKRWRLDHLVEGKCENCGSKDLTDPRSFNMMFKTNIGPVADKDSYAYLRPETAQGIFTNFKNVMDSMAPKLPFGIAQIGKAFRNEITPRNFIFRVREFEQMEIEFFVKPGEDEKWQEYWVEQRLEWWKAQGLSPECLKLFKQPQEELAHYAKATSDILYQFPHGFEELEGIANRTDYDLGSHTQGQSDLKISANVAANKDSVAKLSVQDPPGQYFLPYVIEPSAGLDRGVLAVLTDAYTEEKLAGNKERIVLKIKPHLSPVKVAIIPLKRNESAIVEKAQAIKKSIQSLGLGRIAYEDTGNIGKSYRRHDEIGTPLCMTVDFDTVGKSDNTANHDTVTVRDRDSMQQTRVNISSLIDYIKEHF